A genome region from Streptomyces pratensis includes the following:
- the glp gene encoding gephyrin-like molybdotransferase Glp — protein sequence MSSTIWSVDEHLDDILAAVKPLEPIELQLPDAQGCVLVEDVVVEVALPPFDNSSMDGYAVRISDVEGASEEFPAVLTVIGDVAAGDGGLADGRSVGPGEAARIMTGAPLPAGAEAVVPVEWTDGGTGGGPADSMRAHSDAPEGASGEVRIHRPVKPRAHVRAKGSDVRPGDLALRAGSVVGPPQIGLLAAIGRSTVRVRPRPRVVVLSTGSELVQPGEELTGGRIYDSNSFALTAAARDAGAIAYRVPAVADDAETLRATIEDQLIRADIVVTTGGVSVGAYDVVKEALSSVGDEDEAGSGIDFRKLAMQPGKPQGFGSIGPDHTPLMALPGNPVSSYVSFELFVRPAILTLMGLEDVHRPKVRATLSTGEALASPSGKRQFLRGRYDAEAGTVTPVGGPGSHLIAALAQADALIVLPEDVTSVEPGAEAEVILLR from the coding sequence TTGAGCAGCACGATCTGGTCGGTGGACGAGCACCTGGACGACATCCTCGCCGCGGTGAAGCCGCTCGAGCCCATCGAGCTGCAACTGCCCGACGCCCAGGGCTGTGTCCTGGTCGAGGACGTCGTGGTGGAGGTCGCGCTCCCGCCCTTCGACAACAGCTCGATGGACGGGTACGCCGTCCGGATCTCCGATGTCGAGGGCGCCAGCGAGGAGTTCCCCGCCGTCCTCACCGTCATCGGGGACGTCGCTGCGGGAGACGGGGGCCTGGCGGACGGCCGGTCCGTCGGTCCCGGCGAGGCGGCCCGGATCATGACCGGTGCCCCGCTGCCCGCGGGCGCCGAGGCGGTCGTCCCGGTCGAGTGGACCGACGGCGGTACGGGCGGCGGTCCGGCCGACTCCATGCGGGCCCACAGCGACGCGCCGGAGGGGGCGAGCGGCGAGGTCCGCATCCACCGCCCGGTCAAGCCCCGCGCCCATGTCCGGGCCAAGGGAAGCGATGTGCGGCCCGGTGACCTGGCGCTGCGCGCGGGTTCGGTCGTGGGGCCGCCGCAGATCGGCCTGCTCGCCGCGATCGGCCGCTCGACGGTGCGGGTGCGGCCCCGTCCGCGTGTCGTCGTGCTGTCCACCGGCAGCGAGCTGGTGCAGCCGGGCGAGGAACTGACCGGCGGCAGGATCTACGACTCCAACAGCTTCGCGCTGACGGCCGCCGCCAGGGACGCCGGGGCCATCGCCTACCGGGTGCCGGCGGTCGCCGACGACGCCGAGACGCTGCGGGCCACCATCGAGGACCAGCTGATCCGCGCCGACATCGTCGTCACCACGGGCGGTGTGAGCGTCGGTGCGTACGACGTGGTCAAGGAGGCCCTGTCCTCCGTGGGCGACGAGGACGAGGCCGGCAGCGGCATCGACTTCCGCAAGCTCGCGATGCAGCCGGGCAAGCCGCAGGGGTTCGGTTCGATCGGCCCCGACCACACACCGCTGATGGCCCTGCCCGGCAATCCGGTCTCGTCGTACGTCTCCTTCGAACTGTTCGTGCGGCCGGCGATCCTGACGCTCATGGGCCTCGAGGACGTCCACCGCCCGAAGGTGCGGGCCACGCTCAGCACCGGCGAGGCGCTCGCCTCGCCCTCCGGCAAACGCCAGTTCCTGCGCGGGCGCTACGACGCCGAGGCGGGCACCGTGACTCCCGTCGGGGGGCCCGGATCGCATCTGATCGCCGCGCTCGCCCAGGCCGACGCGCTGATCGTGCTGCCCGAGGACGTCACGTCCGTCGAGCCCGGCGCGGAGGCCGAGGTGATCCTCCTCCGCTGA
- the galU gene encoding UTP--glucose-1-phosphate uridylyltransferase GalU, giving the protein MTQSHPRISKAVIPAAGLGTRFLPATKATPKEMLPVVDKPAIQYVVEEAVAAGLSDVLMITGRNKRPLEDHFDRNYELESALTRKGDAERLSKVQESSDLATMHYVRQGDPRGLGHAVLCAAPHVGDQPFAVLLGDDLIDPRDPLLARMVEIQEREGGSVVALMEVDPSQIHMYGCAATEATTDSDVVRVTGLVEKPDAAEAPSNLAVIGRYVLDPAVFGILRQTEPGRGGEIQLTDALQLLAADEKIGGPVHGIVFKGRRYDTGDRGDYLRAIVRLACEREDLGPDFRTWLRSYVTEEL; this is encoded by the coding sequence ATGACTCAGTCGCACCCCAGGATCAGCAAAGCTGTCATTCCAGCTGCAGGTCTCGGCACCCGGTTCCTGCCGGCCACCAAGGCCACTCCCAAAGAGATGCTGCCTGTCGTCGACAAGCCCGCCATCCAGTATGTCGTCGAAGAGGCGGTCGCCGCAGGCCTCTCCGATGTACTGATGATCACCGGTCGCAACAAGCGTCCCCTGGAGGACCACTTCGACCGGAACTACGAGCTGGAGTCCGCGCTGACCCGTAAGGGAGACGCCGAACGGCTCTCCAAGGTCCAGGAGTCCAGCGACCTGGCCACCATGCACTACGTGCGCCAGGGTGACCCCCGCGGCCTCGGCCACGCCGTCCTCTGCGCCGCGCCGCACGTCGGCGACCAGCCGTTCGCCGTCCTGCTCGGTGACGACCTCATCGACCCGCGCGACCCCCTTCTCGCCCGGATGGTCGAGATCCAGGAGCGTGAGGGCGGCAGCGTCGTCGCGCTGATGGAGGTCGACCCGTCGCAGATCCACATGTACGGCTGCGCGGCGACCGAAGCGACCACCGACAGCGACGTCGTCCGGGTCACCGGGCTCGTGGAGAAGCCGGACGCGGCCGAGGCGCCCAGCAATCTCGCAGTCATCGGCCGCTACGTCCTGGACCCCGCGGTCTTCGGCATACTGCGGCAGACCGAGCCCGGTCGCGGCGGCGAGATCCAGCTCACCGACGCCCTCCAACTGCTCGCCGCGGACGAGAAGATCGGCGGGCCCGTGCACGGCATCGTCTTCAAGGGCCGTCGCTACGACACCGGTGACCGCGGCGACTATCTGCGTGCCATTGTCAGACTCGCGTGCGAACGTGAGGACCTGGGGCCGGACTTCCGGACCTGGCTGCGCAGTTACGTCACCGAGGAGTTGTAA